The segment TTTCCTGGGTGTTGAAGCTCTTCGAGACCAGGATCACCAGCGTGTGCGCGGGATCCAGCGAGTTCATCAGGTCGTAGGCGGCCTGGCCGTCCACGTTGGTGAGGAAGTGGCTCTTGATGCCCTTGACGTGGAACTGCTCCAGCGCGTGCACCGCGAGGCGCGGGCCGAGGTCGGAACCACCGATGCCGATGTTGACGACATCCGTGACGCGGCCGATCAGGCCGACCGACTCACCTTCGCCCTTGTGCACGGCATTAACCAGCTTTTCCATCTGGTCGAGCGCTTCGGCGACTTCCTTGCGGACATCGGCCGGTGCCGCCGGGTGACGCGACGCACCACCACGCAGGGCGGTATGCAGCACGGCGCGGTCTTCCGACGTATTGATGTGCTTGCCTTCGAACATCGCATCGCGCGCGGCCTTCCAGCCGGTGCCATCGATGTACTGGCCCACGGCATCCAGCGCGGCAACGTCCAGCTTCTGCCGGGTGATGTCGAGGAGGATCGGGCCCATCCGGCGACGGAAACGGTCGCCACGAGAGGCGTCGTTAACCAGGGCGCGGAGATTGGTGCCGGCGAGGCGGCGAGCGTGCTCTTCGAACGAAGGCAGGGGGGCGTGCTTTGAATCCATGGCTTCCACTTGGGTGCGACGGAGGGAAGCCCTCATATTACCGCACTGCAGCGTAGGTGGATTGTATGCACGTGTGGGCGCCGGCCTGGGCCGACGCCCGCATGAGCTTACGCAGCCTGCTTCGGAATCGAATGGTTGGTGTGCGTGATGCGGTTATCGGCATCGACATACACCAGATCCGGCTGGTACTTGGCCAGCTCGGCTTCGGACAGGCCAGCGAACGCGGCAATGATGAGCAGGTCGCCGGTGGACACGCGGCGGGCGGCGCTGCCGTTCACGGAGATGATGCCCGAGCCCTCTTCCGCACGCAGCGCGTACGTGACGAAGCGTTCGCCGTTGCTGATGTTCCAGGCATGGATCTGTTCGTACTCGCGCATACCGGCGGCATCGAGCAGGTTGCCATCAATGGCGATCGAACCTTCGTAGTTCAGCTCGGCGTGAGTCACCGTGGCGCGGTGGATCTTGCACTTGAGCATGTTGAGGTGCATGGCGGTCTCTGGGGTCTGGCGGTTACAAAAACGCCCATTCTAGCGGAGGGTGGCCCATACCGTCTCGAAGGGGCTTCCTCGGTTCGAGGCGCTTTATGGGGGAGCCGGGCGGGAAACGCAAGTGCCCGTTCGTGAAGGCTTTCAGTCGAAAGGCAGGTTGTCGATCAGGCGGGTGGCACCCAGCCGCGCCGCCACCAGCGCCACCAGGCCTTCCCGCTCGTCCGGCGCCGGCTCGGCCAGGTCCTCGGCACGGCGGATGGCGACGTAGTCCGGGACGAAACCGGCCCGCTCCAGGCGGGCCTTCGCGGCCTGTTCCAGCGCCTGCCAGGCGTGGCCCTCGGCAAACAGGGTGCGCATCTGGGTCAGCGTGGCGTAGATCTGCGGGGCGCGCTGGCGCTCGGCCGGCGACAGGTACTGGTTGCGCGAGCTCTTGGCCAGGCCGTCCTCGTCGCGCAGCGTGGGCCCGGCCATGATCTTCACCGGCAGCGACAGGTCGCGAACCATCCGCTCGATGACCTTCAGCTGCTGGAAATCCTTCTGGCCAAACACCGCGAAATCCGGCTGCACGAGGTGGAAGAGCTTCGACACCACCGTCGCCACGCCATCGAAATGGCCGGGGCGATGGTCGCCCTCGAGGGTTTCGGTCACGCCCGGCACGTGGATGCTCACGCTGCCCGCCGGCCCGAACGGATACAGCGTGGCCACTTCGGGGGCGAACAGCACGTCGCAGCCGGCCTCGGCCAGGCCGACCTGGTCCTGGACGAGCGTGCGCGGGTAGCGCTCGAAGTCCTCACCCGGGCCAAACTGGGTCGGGTTGACGAACACGGACGCGACCACCCGGTCGGCGCGGGCACGGGCCAGCTTCAACAGGGAATGGTGGCCCTCGTGGAGGTTGCCCATGGTTGGGACGAAGCCCACGGTCTGGCCAGAGGTGCGCCAGCCACGGATGGTGGCGCGGAGGGCGGCGGCGTCGGTTACGGTCTGCATGGGGTGCTCGTTAGCTGAAGCTGTGTTCCGGGCCGGGGAAGGTCCCTGCCCTGACGTCGTCGGCGTAGGCCTGGATTGCCGCCGGGATGGAGTCGCGTCCCGCGAGGAAATCCTTGGAAAACTTCGGCCGCTTGCCGGGGGTCAGGCCGATCATGTCGTAGACCACCAGCACCTGGCCGTCGCACGCGACACCTGCGCCGATGCCGATGACCGGAATGCTGAGGGCACGGGTGATGCGCTCGGCCAGGGCCGACGGCACGCACTCCAGCACCAGCAGGTCCGCGCCGGCGGCCTCGACTGCCTGGGCGTCGGCGAACAGCTTGTCGGCAGCGGCGTCGGTCTTGCCCTGCACCTTGTAGCCACCGAACTTGTTCACCGACTGCGGCGTCAGGCCCAGGTGGCTGCATACGGGGATGTCGCGTTCGGCCAGCGCGGTGATCACCTCGCAGATCCGTCCCGCGCCCTCGATCTTGACCATGGCCGCACCGCCCTGTGCCACGAGCCGCGTGGCGGCTTCCATGGCCGAAGGCACGTCGCGATCACTCATGAAAGGCAGGTCGGCCACCAGCAACGTCGCGGAAAGCCCGCGAGCCACGGCAGCGGTGTGATAGACCATGTCGTCAACCGTGACAGGCAGCGTACTCGCCCTGCCCTGCACCACCATGCCCAGCGAATCGCCAACCAGCGCCACGTCGATCCCGGCGGATTCCAGTTGTGCGGCGAAACTCGCGTCGTAGGCGGTGAGCATCACGATCTTCCGGCCGTCGGCTTTCATCGCCTTCAGGCCCGGCACGGTCACCGGCTTGCGCGCCGGTGCACTCGTTTTTTCCACGTACACGCTCAGGTCGCCTCGTTGGGTGAAACCGGAATTGTCCGCCTGATTGGCCCGGGGCTCAAGGAACCCGGGTCACGCCAGCGGGATGCATTCAGCCGCGTCGATGGCGGCCAGCAGATCGGCCACGCGCCCGAGTCCGGGAAGGACCGTGTCGGCGGCGATATCGGCCAGGGGCAGCAGGACGAAGGCGCGCTCGGCGATCCGCGGGTGCGGCACCGTCAGCCGGGCGTCATCGATCACTGCGTCGCCGTAGGCCAGCAGGTCCAGGTCCAGCGTACGCGGGCCCCAGCGCTCACCATCGCGTAGCCGGCCAAACGCGCGCTCCGTGGCCAGCATGGCGTCAAGCAGCCCATGGGCCGGGAGCGAGGTCTCCACGGCGATGGCCGCGTTGACGAAGTCGGGCTGGTCCACGTTGCCCCACGGCGGGGTCCGGTAGAAGCGCGACCGCGCCAGCACCCGAACGCCCGGCAGGGCACCCAGCGCGTCGATCGCGGCGTCGAGCCGCGGCCGGACGTCACCCAGGTTGCCGCCCAGGCCGATCAAGGCGGTGACGCTCACGCCCCGCCCGAATCGCCCTTGCCGCGGGTAGGCTTGCGCCGACGCCGGCGCTTGCGGACCGGCGCGGAGGCCGACGCCGTCGGCGCTTCGTGCGCGGGCACGCCACCGCCGCCCAGGGCGGCCGCGAGCATTTCCGGCGGCAGCAGCTGGGCATGCGCCCACCACTCACCCAGTTCCCGCATGCCCTGCGACTCGTGGGCACGCAGCAGCAGGAAATCGAAGGCCGCGCGGAAGCGTGGGTGCGCCATCAGCCGGAACACGCGCTTGCGGTGGATCTGCTCGAAGCGCGGCTGCAGCGACCAGATCTCTTCCATGGTGAAGGTGAAGCGCCGCGGGATCGCCACCCGCTGGCACTGCTCGCCCACCACGTGCACGGCAGCACGCTGCCATGCCTCGTTCATTTCAAAGCCCTGCGCCATCCAGCCGTGCGCCTGGTCGCGCACCTCGCCCCATAGCAGCACGGCGTAAAGGAAGGCCGGGGTCACCGACTTGCCTTCGGAAATGCGGGCGTCGGTGTTGGCCAGGCCCTGCTCGACCAATGCACGCAGCGCATTGTCGCCACGCTCGAGGGCGCGGGCGGTGGCCGGGAACAGGAATTCCAGCAGGCCGCAGGCTTCGAGCATCTTGAAGCTCTTCAGGCCGTGGCCGGCCAGGAACAGCTTCAGCGACTCGTCGAACAGGCGGGCCGGCGAGGCTTCGGTCAGCAGGTGACCGAGCTTCTTGAAGGGCGCCGCGGCGGACGCATCGATGGTGAAACCGAGTTTCGCGGCAAGGCGCGCGGCACGCAGCATGCGCACCGGGTCTTCGCGGTAACGCAGTTCCGGATCGCCGATAAGGCGCATCGTCCGGTCGGTCAGGTCCTGCATGCCGCCGACATAATCGCGGACGCTGAAATCGGCGATGTCGTAATACAGGGCGTTGACCCGGAAATCGCGGCGCACCGCGTCTTCCTCGATCGTGCCCCAGATGTTGTCGCGGACGATGCGGCCGTCGACGATGTGGCGGTCGCCGTCGTTCTCGACACCCACTTCGCCGGTGCCACGGAAGGTCGCGACCTCGATGATCTCGGGGCCGAACACCACGTGCGCCAGGCGGAAGCGACGACCGATGAGGCGGCAGTTGCGGAACAGGCCTTTCACCTCTTCCGGCGTGGCGTCGGTGGCCACGTCAAAGTCCTTGGGATGGCCGCCCAGGAGAAGGTCGCGCACGGCGCCACCCACCAGGTAGGCGGCAAACCCGGCGTCATGCAGTCGGTAAAGCACGCGTAGCGCGGCTTTGCTGATGTTCTTGCGGGAGATGGAGTGCTGTTCGCGCGGAATGACACGCATGCCGTGCGGAGCATCGCTCCTCGTTTCAGAATTCAAGCGGTCTGTGTCCTGGCGGGCGCGCTCGCGTCCGGTCAAGTGGCTGCCCCCACCGATAGCCGGTGTCGGGATGAACGGGCCAAATGTAACGAATTAGATGGCATCCGACGAGCAGGGGCCCAAGGCGTTGCCAGCCAGCCGAATTCGGCTATACTAGCGCGCTTCGTACTCTCCGTACGACCCGCTCCCTTCGTCTAGTGGTCTAGGACACGGCCCTCTCAAGGCTGGAACACGAGTTCGAACCTCGTAGGGAGCACCACTTTTCCTTCTCGGCGCCGAACCGTCCGCATGACCTTTGTCGTTACCGACAACTGCATCAAGTGCAAATATACGGACTGCGTCGAGGTCTGCCCGGTCGATGCCTTCCATGAAGGCCCGAACTTCCTGGTGATCAATCCGGACGAGTGCATCGACTGCACCCTTTGCGAGCCGGAATGCCCGATCAATGCCATCTACCCCGAGGACGACGTCCCCGCCGGGCAGGAGGCCTTCGTGGCACTGAACGCCGATCTCTCGAAGGACTGGCCGGTCATCACCGAACGGAAGGACGGCCTCCCCGACGCGAAAGAGTGGGAAGGCAAGCCCAACAAGATCGAGCTTATCCAGCGCTGATCTCGAGAAAAACGACCGGAAGGTCGTTTTTTTTCGCCCCTGCCACGGATAGAGGGCAAAAAAAACGCCGCCCGAGGGCGGCGTTTTTGTCTCCCGGCTTGCGGGCTTACTTGACGCCGAGGCGAGCCTTCAGCGCGTCGATCACGCGGCGCACGCCGCCGGCGCCGCCCTGGGCGCGCACTTCCGAACCGGCGCCGCTGGCATTCACCGTGAGCACCACCGGGTGCTTGTTGCCGCCCTGCGTCGCCTGCGGGCCGCCCTCGATGGCCGCGTCGGCATTCTTGTCGCCGCCGCCGAACATGCGCTTGAAGAAGCCACGCTTCTGCTCCGGCGCGCCGGAGGTCGCGGCGATCTGGAAGGTATGGGTATCGTCGTCATGCGCCGTGACGGTGCCGACATCACCCACCGCGAGCACCTCGCCGATGCGCTTGTAGGCGGCGTCGGGGGCATCGCCCAGGATGAAGCCATCCGAGACCGGGGCGGCCGCCGGAGCGGTGCCCGAGGCGTTGTCCGCGCCGGAGCCGGCGTCCGGGATCACCAGGGCAGCACTGGTCGACGGGGTGTCGAGGCCCGGCGGAATCTCAAGCGGGGCTTCCTGCTTCGCCTTTTCCCACTGCTTCGTGGAGCGGAACGCGCCGCAGCCGGAAACGACCAGGACGGAAAGGAGCAGTGCCGGGACGACCAGCGCGTACGAGGTTTTCTTCATGAACTAAGGTTCCGTTTGGATCCGTTGAATGGGTGGGCGTCAGGCGGCAGTCGCCAATGGTGCCAGAGCCGAGAGCGTTTCGCGCACTTTTGCCAGCGCCGGGCCGGGTTCCAGCTCGACCAGCGGCAGCCGCGGCGCCGCCGAGCCCAGCCCCAGCAAGGCCAGTCCGGCCTTCACGGGGATCGGGTTCGGCGCGCAGTTCAGCGCGTCGATCAGGGGGGCCAGCCGCGCCGTGGCACTGGCCGTGCGTTCGGCGCTGCCCGAGCGGGCGGCGTCGCACAGTTCACGGAAAGGCCCCGGCACGAGGTTGGCCACCACCGAGATGGTGCCCGCAGCGCCGGCCAGCATGGCCTGGTGGGCCGAACCGTCGTCGCCGCTGAGGTAGACGAAATCCGGGCGGATAAGTTCCGCAAGGGCCTGGATCCGCTCCGCGTCGCCGCGGGCTTCCTTGATGCCAATGATGCCGGGGTGGTCGCGAAGGGCCGCCACGGTCTCCACGGCGATGTCGCTGCCGGTGCGCGGGGGCACGTTGTAAAGGATGACCGGCAGGCCGCCCTCGTCCGCCACCGCAAGAAAATGGCGGCGCATGCCTTCCTGGGTGGGGCGCACATAGAACGGCGCCACCACGAGGGCGGCATCCGCACCCAGCTCCTTCGCCAGGCGGGTGGTGGCAATGGTTTTCGCCGTGCCCGCCTCACCGGTGCCCGCGATGACCGGGATGCGTTTGTCGATGTGTTTCACCGCGAAGGCAAGCAGGCGCTTGAATTCGTCGTGCTCGAGGAAGTGCGACTCGCCCGTGGAGCCTGCGACCACCACGGCCTGCGTGCCGCCAGCCAGCTGCTGGTCGAGCAGGCGGCCGAAGGCGTTGAGATCCAGGGAACCGTCGGCGGCGAACGGCGTCGCCAATGCGGTGATGCTTCCGGAGATATCCAAGGTGAAACCCAATAAGGAACCAGCCCTTCGCATGTTACCGGGGCGTTTCCGGGGAGTCCATTCGCCGGCCAGGGCGCTTCGTGGTGTCTTGCTAGTGTCCGACGGCGCCCGCTAAGCTCGGGCCAACAGCGACGCCCCGCGCCCCGCGGGTCGCGCCATGGGTAGTGAAGGCCTTGAACCGTTCTGTAGCACGCAACGGCGCCACCGATAACCAGTTGCTCATCTCGACGCTGTCGCCGGCGCACCGCGCCCCTATCCTCGCCCTGGCCAAGCGCATCGCCGATTCCGGTTGCAACCTGGCCGATGCCCGGGTCTCCACCATCGGCAACGACACCTCCGTGATGCTGCTGGCCTCGGGCTCGTGGGATGCCGTCGCCAAGCTGGAAACGGCGCTGGGCAAGCTGTCGCGCGACGAGGAACTGCAGATCGTGCATTACCGCACGACGCCGCGCGAGCCGACCGCGCACCTCCTGCCATACCTGGTGGAAGTGATTGCCGCCGACCGTCCGGGCATCCTGGTCAAGATCATCGAATTCTTTTCACGCCGCGACATCAGCGTGGAACAGCTCTCGTCCATGCGCTACCAGGCCATGCAGACGGGTGCTGAAATGTTCCAGGCACAGATCACCATCGGCATTCCGGCCGAGACGCACATCGCCGCGTTGCGGGACGACTTCCTTGAACTGTGCGATGGGCTTAATCTCGATGCCATCATGGACCCCGTGAAATTCTGACCCAGGAAAAAAGCACATCGCATGATCGGTAAGGGTAAGAAGATTCCGAAACTCACGGGCACGCTCGGCGATGGTTCGACGCTGGCGCTGGCCTCCCTCTCCGGCAAGTGGGTGGTGGTGTTCTTCTACCCGAAGGACAACACGCCGGGATGCACCAACGAAGCGAAAGATTTTCGCGACCATTACGCACAGTTCCAGGCCCATAACGCCGAAGTCATCGGCGTCTCTCGCGACTCCGTGCGCTCGCACGCGAACTATGCGGCGAAGCACGAACTCCCCTTCCCCCTCGTTTCTGACGCCGACGAAGCCTGGTGCCAGGCCTTCGACGTCATCCACGAGAAAGTGCTGTACGGCAAGCGCTACATGGGTGTCGTGCGCAGTACTTTCCTGATCGACCCGGACGGCAAGCTGTTCGCGGAATGGCGCGGGGTGAAAATCCCGGGCCATGCGCAGGCTGTCCTTGAGAGTGTTCCCACCGCGTGACGGACACCGCGCCACGCGGCTCCTTCCCCCGGCCACGGCCGCGTAGCCGGGTTTTGCCACCTCCGCATGAGGTCACTTCCGCATGACCGGAAGCAAGCGCATCTACGCCCTCGACACCAACGTGCTGCTGCACGATCCGACCTCGTTGTTCCGCTTCGAGGAACACGATGTCTTCATACCGATGACGGTGCTGGAGGAACTGGACGACAAGAAGAAAGGCGGGTCCGAAGTTTCGCGCAATGCCCGCCAGGTAAGCCG is part of the Luteibacter pinisoli genome and harbors:
- the panD gene encoding aspartate 1-decarboxylase; this translates as MHLNMLKCKIHRATVTHAELNYEGSIAIDGNLLDAAGMREYEQIHAWNISNGERFVTYALRAEEGSGIISVNGSAARRVSTGDLLIIAAFAGLSEAELAKYQPDLVYVDADNRITHTNHSIPKQAA
- the panC gene encoding pantoate--beta-alanine ligase, which translates into the protein MQTVTDAAALRATIRGWRTSGQTVGFVPTMGNLHEGHHSLLKLARARADRVVASVFVNPTQFGPGEDFERYPRTLVQDQVGLAEAGCDVLFAPEVATLYPFGPAGSVSIHVPGVTETLEGDHRPGHFDGVATVVSKLFHLVQPDFAVFGQKDFQQLKVIERMVRDLSLPVKIMAGPTLRDEDGLAKSSRNQYLSPAERQRAPQIYATLTQMRTLFAEGHAWQALEQAAKARLERAGFVPDYVAIRRAEDLAEPAPDEREGLVALVAARLGATRLIDNLPFD
- the panB gene encoding 3-methyl-2-oxobutanoate hydroxymethyltransferase; the protein is MSVYVEKTSAPARKPVTVPGLKAMKADGRKIVMLTAYDASFAAQLESAGIDVALVGDSLGMVVQGRASTLPVTVDDMVYHTAAVARGLSATLLVADLPFMSDRDVPSAMEAATRLVAQGGAAMVKIEGAGRICEVITALAERDIPVCSHLGLTPQSVNKFGGYKVQGKTDAAADKLFADAQAVEAAGADLLVLECVPSALAERITRALSIPVIGIGAGVACDGQVLVVYDMIGLTPGKRPKFSKDFLAGRDSIPAAIQAYADDVRAGTFPGPEHSFS
- the folK gene encoding 2-amino-4-hydroxy-6-hydroxymethyldihydropteridine diphosphokinase, coding for MSVTALIGLGGNLGDVRPRLDAAIDALGALPGVRVLARSRFYRTPPWGNVDQPDFVNAAIAVETSLPAHGLLDAMLATERAFGRLRDGERWGPRTLDLDLLAYGDAVIDDARLTVPHPRIAERAFVLLPLADIAADTVLPGLGRVADLLAAIDAAECIPLA
- the pcnB gene encoding polynucleotide adenylyltransferase PcnB, whose product is MRVIPREQHSISRKNISKAALRVLYRLHDAGFAAYLVGGAVRDLLLGGHPKDFDVATDATPEEVKGLFRNCRLIGRRFRLAHVVFGPEIIEVATFRGTGEVGVENDGDRHIVDGRIVRDNIWGTIEEDAVRRDFRVNALYYDIADFSVRDYVGGMQDLTDRTMRLIGDPELRYREDPVRMLRAARLAAKLGFTIDASAAAPFKKLGHLLTEASPARLFDESLKLFLAGHGLKSFKMLEACGLLEFLFPATARALERGDNALRALVEQGLANTDARISEGKSVTPAFLYAVLLWGEVRDQAHGWMAQGFEMNEAWQRAAVHVVGEQCQRVAIPRRFTFTMEEIWSLQPRFEQIHRKRVFRLMAHPRFRAAFDFLLLRAHESQGMRELGEWWAHAQLLPPEMLAAALGGGGVPAHEAPTASASAPVRKRRRRRKPTRGKGDSGGA
- the fdxA gene encoding ferredoxin FdxA yields the protein MTFVVTDNCIKCKYTDCVEVCPVDAFHEGPNFLVINPDECIDCTLCEPECPINAIYPEDDVPAGQEAFVALNADLSKDWPVITERKDGLPDAKEWEGKPNKIELIQR
- the dapA gene encoding 4-hydroxy-tetrahydrodipicolinate synthase, which codes for MDISGSITALATPFAADGSLDLNAFGRLLDQQLAGGTQAVVVAGSTGESHFLEHDEFKRLLAFAVKHIDKRIPVIAGTGEAGTAKTIATTRLAKELGADAALVVAPFYVRPTQEGMRRHFLAVADEGGLPVILYNVPPRTGSDIAVETVAALRDHPGIIGIKEARGDAERIQALAELIRPDFVYLSGDDGSAHQAMLAGAAGTISVVANLVPGPFRELCDAARSGSAERTASATARLAPLIDALNCAPNPIPVKAGLALLGLGSAAPRLPLVELEPGPALAKVRETLSALAPLATAA
- a CDS encoding glycine cleavage system protein R, with product MKALNRSVARNGATDNQLLISTLSPAHRAPILALAKRIADSGCNLADARVSTIGNDTSVMLLASGSWDAVAKLETALGKLSRDEELQIVHYRTTPREPTAHLLPYLVEVIAADRPGILVKIIEFFSRRDISVEQLSSMRYQAMQTGAEMFQAQITIGIPAETHIAALRDDFLELCDGLNLDAIMDPVKF
- a CDS encoding peroxiredoxin, whose amino-acid sequence is MIGKGKKIPKLTGTLGDGSTLALASLSGKWVVVFFYPKDNTPGCTNEAKDFRDHYAQFQAHNAEVIGVSRDSVRSHANYAAKHELPFPLVSDADEAWCQAFDVIHEKVLYGKRYMGVVRSTFLIDPDGKLFAEWRGVKIPGHAQAVLESVPTA